In Pseudofrankia saprophytica, one genomic interval encodes:
- a CDS encoding cation:proton antiporter regulatory subunit has protein sequence MEIEETALPGIGLRHEFTTRGRRRVGVVAHHKGRRELVIYGADDPDAVAESLMLTAEEGDALSELLGAPHIVEKLANLNKMFAGLVGERIRISPDSPYAGRPLGDTQARTRTGASIVAVVRDQEVLASPRPDFRFAAEDVVVVVGTPENTAAVAELFRTG, from the coding sequence ATGGAGATCGAGGAGACCGCGCTGCCCGGCATCGGGCTGCGGCACGAGTTCACCACCCGCGGCAGGCGCCGGGTTGGCGTCGTCGCGCACCACAAGGGCCGGCGAGAGCTGGTGATCTACGGAGCGGACGACCCGGACGCCGTCGCCGAGTCGCTGATGCTCACCGCCGAGGAGGGCGATGCGCTCTCCGAACTGCTCGGCGCGCCGCACATCGTCGAGAAGCTGGCCAACCTCAACAAGATGTTCGCGGGCCTGGTCGGCGAACGAATCCGGATCTCGCCGGACTCCCCCTACGCGGGCCGGCCGCTCGGCGACACCCAGGCGCGCACCCGCACCGGCGCGTCGATCGTCGCGGTCGTACGCGACCAGGAGGTCCTCGCCTCGCCGCGGCCGGACTTCCGGTTCGCCGCCGAGGACGTCGTCGTGGTGGTCGGAACCCCGGAGAACACCGCCGCCGTCGCCGAGCTGTTCCGCACCGGCTGA
- a CDS encoding WhiB family transcriptional regulator, with amino-acid sequence MPQTVGQPPHGEDDAAAPALDLGMALDVAEVSEAIGGDSLAEAYADESDLDVDLLDWRVGAACGSADVEIFFPPESADGQERLRREAAAKEICAGCPVRVLCLLSAMVTGDRHGIWGGTTPAERLTNADGSFLQLDAA; translated from the coding sequence TTGCCTCAGACGGTCGGCCAGCCGCCGCATGGCGAGGACGACGCCGCGGCGCCGGCGCTCGACCTGGGGATGGCACTCGACGTGGCCGAGGTATCCGAGGCGATCGGGGGCGATTCCCTGGCCGAGGCCTACGCCGACGAGAGCGACCTCGACGTGGACCTCCTCGACTGGCGGGTCGGCGCCGCCTGTGGCTCAGCGGACGTCGAGATCTTCTTCCCACCGGAGAGCGCCGACGGACAGGAAAGGCTCCGGCGGGAGGCGGCCGCCAAGGAGATCTGCGCCGGGTGCCCGGTCCGCGTGCTGTGCCTGCTCTCGGCGATGGTCACCGGGGACCGGCACGGGATCTGGGGCGGCACCACCCCGGCCGAGAGGCTCACGAACGCGGACGGGTCGTTTCTCCAGCTGGATGCCGCCTGA
- a CDS encoding GGDEF domain-containing protein: MSGRVFWWLAGGTALLYVGALVPLAFLGGQPRVVFQGIAFVTCSVFAAVVAGVAIVRSRGAERRWRLLLSSGLASAVGGSIDWMITWLVADRSSVTLDAADLVYLVPPLLASLGLLSIPIRPAEGSAEQRAPPLDHEEGRHAAAVVVALDSLMIVVSMFLIAWVAVLENVTASGLSGWPFALALAIPLSGMLLIVVAVLLMTFRRPCNGRSMGLVTASLVLFAVSETALIFLAAGGPFEVDDTALYWIGTVLAPPLLALAMVVPPGPARRRPARPGRGGGEDRSLLVHAYLPYLPLGVAALLVVVPAARGQALQGITLQLSIVLVTLVTIRQLITVAQNTRLMASLRATQRGLRHQALHDPLTGLANRALFTAEVDHAVDAHRASGRPLVVLFCDLDDFKTVNDTLGHGAGDELLRAVAGRLRGAVRAQDLTARLGGDEFAVLMRDPSDDPRATGDATARHIREAMSPAFQVHGQRRDLQASVGVAVADAGTPVASTEDLLHRADQAMYAAKNRLRHPGFHPALSASRLGLPRFLHRRTPGASAPW; encoded by the coding sequence GTGAGCGGGCGGGTGTTCTGGTGGCTGGCCGGTGGAACCGCGCTGCTGTACGTGGGAGCGCTCGTCCCACTGGCCTTCCTGGGTGGACAGCCGCGGGTGGTCTTCCAGGGGATCGCGTTCGTCACCTGCAGTGTGTTCGCGGCCGTCGTAGCTGGTGTCGCCATCGTGCGCAGCCGCGGTGCCGAGCGTCGTTGGCGCCTGCTGCTGAGCAGTGGTCTGGCCTCGGCGGTGGGTGGGTCGATCGACTGGATGATCACCTGGCTGGTCGCGGACCGTTCCTCGGTCACGCTGGATGCCGCGGACCTGGTGTACCTGGTGCCGCCGTTGCTGGCCTCGCTGGGCCTGCTGAGCATTCCGATCCGGCCGGCCGAGGGGTCAGCGGAGCAGCGTGCGCCTCCGCTCGACCATGAGGAAGGACGGCATGCCGCGGCTGTGGTGGTCGCGCTGGACAGCCTGATGATCGTGGTGTCGATGTTCCTCATCGCCTGGGTCGCGGTGCTGGAGAACGTCACCGCCAGCGGGTTGAGCGGGTGGCCGTTCGCGCTCGCCCTCGCCATCCCGTTGAGCGGGATGTTGTTGATCGTGGTCGCCGTCCTGCTGATGACGTTCCGACGGCCCTGCAATGGCCGGTCGATGGGGCTGGTGACCGCCAGCCTGGTGCTCTTCGCCGTTTCGGAGACGGCGTTGATATTTCTGGCCGCGGGCGGGCCGTTCGAAGTCGACGACACGGCGCTGTACTGGATCGGCACCGTCCTCGCCCCGCCGCTGCTCGCGCTGGCCATGGTCGTCCCGCCGGGACCGGCCAGGAGGCGACCGGCACGGCCGGGCCGGGGCGGCGGCGAGGACCGGTCGCTGTTGGTCCATGCCTATCTGCCGTACCTGCCCCTGGGCGTCGCCGCGCTGCTGGTCGTCGTGCCCGCTGCCCGGGGCCAGGCCCTGCAGGGGATCACTCTGCAGCTCTCGATCGTGCTCGTCACCCTGGTCACGATCCGCCAGCTGATCACGGTCGCGCAGAACACCCGGCTGATGGCGAGCCTGCGCGCGACCCAGCGCGGCCTACGCCACCAGGCGCTGCACGACCCGCTGACCGGCCTGGCCAACCGCGCCCTGTTCACCGCCGAGGTCGACCACGCCGTCGACGCACACCGCGCCAGCGGCCGGCCACTCGTCGTGCTGTTCTGCGACCTCGACGACTTCAAGACCGTCAACGACACCCTCGGCCACGGCGCCGGCGATGAGCTGTTGCGCGCGGTCGCCGGGCGGCTGCGCGGCGCCGTCCGCGCCCAGGACCTCACCGCCCGCCTCGGCGGCGACGAGTTCGCCGTCCTCATGCGCGACCCGTCCGACGACCCACGCGCGACCGGCGACGCCACCGCGAGGCACATCCGAGAAGCCATGAGCCCGGCGTTCCAGGTCCACGGGCAGCGGCGCGACCTCCAGGCCAGCGTCGGCGTCGCCGTGGCCGACGCCGGAACCCCCGTCGCCAGCACCGAAGATCTGCTTCACCGCGCCGACCAGGCGATGTACGCCGCCAAGAACCGGCTCCGCCACCCAGGCTTTCACCCAGCCCTTTCCGCCTCTCGCCTTGGCCTGCCACGATTCCTCCATCGGAGAACGCCCGGGGCGTCGGCCCCCTGGTGA
- a CDS encoding cation:proton antiporter: MHDTASVFIELGGVLFCLGILGHVASRVGISPIPFYLLAGLAFGHGGLLPLGASEEFIKTGAEIGVVLLLLTLGLEYTASELIHGLRRQAPAGGLDLVLNAAPGVAAALLLGWGALAAVVMGGVTAISSSGIIAKVLGDLHRLGNRETPVVLSVLVLEDLAMAVYLPVVTALLAHQTVARGSLTVAIALGALVGVLVVALRHGAKVTLLVFNPKSDRNDEILLLRALGLALLVAGVAQRLEVSAAVGAFLVGIALSGPVAESASEVLTPLRDLFAAVFFVFFGLQTDPSAIPPVLGAASLLALAGVATKVLTGWWAARRAGIATLGRFRAGAALVARGEFSIVIAGLAVAAGVNPKLGPLAASYVLLMAILGPLAARFVEPVTRAALRRRERGPSAAAATSPDIGLRQHGDHQGADAPGVLRWRNRGRPRREAERAG, translated from the coding sequence GTGCATGACACGGCATCGGTCTTCATCGAGCTCGGCGGGGTGCTGTTCTGCCTCGGGATCCTGGGACACGTCGCCTCCAGGGTCGGGATCTCCCCGATCCCGTTCTACCTGCTCGCCGGGCTGGCGTTCGGCCACGGTGGGCTGCTCCCGCTCGGGGCCAGCGAGGAGTTCATCAAGACAGGCGCGGAGATCGGCGTCGTCCTCCTGCTCCTTACCCTTGGCCTGGAGTACACCGCCAGCGAGCTGATCCACGGGCTGCGCCGCCAGGCACCGGCCGGCGGCCTCGACCTCGTGCTGAACGCGGCTCCAGGCGTCGCCGCCGCCCTGTTGCTCGGCTGGGGCGCGCTCGCGGCGGTGGTCATGGGTGGAGTGACCGCGATCTCGTCGTCCGGGATCATCGCGAAGGTCCTCGGCGACCTGCACCGGCTCGGCAACCGGGAGACGCCGGTGGTGCTGTCGGTGCTGGTGCTCGAGGACCTGGCGATGGCGGTGTACCTGCCGGTCGTGACGGCGCTGCTGGCCCACCAGACCGTCGCTCGCGGCTCGCTGACGGTAGCGATCGCCCTCGGCGCGCTGGTCGGGGTGCTGGTCGTGGCGCTGCGGCACGGCGCCAAGGTCACCCTGCTGGTGTTCAACCCGAAGTCCGACCGCAACGACGAGATCCTGCTGCTGCGGGCGCTCGGGCTCGCGCTGCTCGTCGCGGGCGTCGCGCAGCGACTGGAGGTGTCCGCCGCGGTCGGCGCGTTCCTCGTGGGCATCGCGCTGTCCGGCCCGGTCGCCGAGAGCGCCAGCGAGGTGCTGACTCCGCTGCGGGACCTGTTCGCCGCGGTGTTCTTCGTCTTCTTCGGGCTACAGACCGACCCGTCGGCGATCCCGCCGGTGCTGGGCGCGGCGTCGCTGCTGGCGCTGGCCGGAGTCGCGACGAAGGTGCTGACCGGCTGGTGGGCGGCCCGGCGGGCGGGAATCGCGACGCTCGGCCGGTTCCGCGCCGGGGCGGCGCTGGTCGCCCGCGGCGAGTTCTCGATCGTCATCGCCGGCCTCGCCGTGGCGGCCGGCGTGAACCCGAAGCTGGGACCGCTGGCAGCCAGCTACGTGCTGCTGATGGCCATCCTCGGCCCGCTCGCCGCCCGGTTCGTCGAGCCCGTCACCCGCGCCGCGCTGCGACGCCGGGAACGCGGGCCCTCTGCGGCGGCCGCCACCAGCCCCGACATCGGGCTGCGACAGCACGGCGATCACCAGGGGGCCGACGCCCCGGGCGTTCTCCGATGGAGGAATCGTGGCAGGCCAAGGCGAGAGGCGGAAAGGGCTGGGTGA